A single region of the Jatrophihabitans sp. GAS493 genome encodes:
- the pstC gene encoding phosphate ABC transporter permease subunit PstC, which yields MTLTVEEELEEPEDSRAGVDAAPLAQDDDVPRSIDPGLTRSDHIFRGTARGVGALVLVLTGSIGIFLGYQLIPTIRHYGFSFFTETQWLPARDKVGIAAVLVGSIQIAFIALLIAFPIALTTAVFISEYAPRWAKATLVALIDLMAAIPSVVFGFWGVKVLQPHAIYVSRWISQHFSWIPFFKVHTDPNAATWASGLFVGSAFTAGLIVGIMIIPLACAVMRGVFAQAPIGEREAAIALGSTRWGMIRAVVLPFGRGGIIGGTMLALGRALGETVAVLLIINPQNEIKLSVLTQGTNTISALIADLFGDATKVQLSALLAAGFVLFAMTLCVNTVAAIFVNRSRSGAGTDA from the coding sequence ATGACGCTCACGGTCGAAGAGGAGCTGGAGGAGCCAGAAGACTCACGGGCTGGGGTCGACGCGGCTCCTCTGGCGCAGGACGACGACGTTCCACGGTCGATCGATCCTGGTTTGACGAGGTCGGATCACATCTTCCGCGGCACCGCCCGTGGCGTGGGGGCGCTCGTCCTGGTACTGACCGGGTCCATTGGCATCTTCCTCGGTTATCAGCTGATTCCGACTATTCGTCACTACGGGTTCAGCTTCTTCACCGAGACCCAGTGGCTGCCGGCGCGGGACAAGGTCGGTATCGCCGCGGTCCTGGTCGGCTCGATCCAGATCGCCTTCATCGCGCTGCTGATCGCGTTCCCGATCGCCTTAACGACCGCGGTCTTCATCAGTGAATACGCACCGCGGTGGGCGAAAGCTACCCTCGTCGCACTCATCGACCTGATGGCCGCGATCCCGAGTGTCGTCTTTGGCTTCTGGGGCGTGAAGGTGCTGCAGCCGCACGCCATCTACGTGTCCCGGTGGATCAGCCAGCATTTCAGCTGGATTCCGTTCTTCAAGGTGCACACCGATCCGAACGCCGCCACCTGGGCCTCGGGCCTGTTCGTCGGGTCGGCGTTCACCGCAGGCTTGATTGTCGGCATCATGATCATTCCGCTCGCCTGCGCGGTGATGCGCGGGGTCTTCGCACAGGCACCCATTGGCGAGCGGGAGGCCGCCATTGCACTCGGATCGACCCGCTGGGGAATGATCCGGGCCGTGGTACTCCCGTTCGGACGGGGCGGGATCATCGGCGGCACCATGCTCGCGCTCGGCCGCGCACTGGGCGAGACGGTCGCGGTGCTGCTCATCATCAACCCACAGAACGAGATCAAGCTCAGTGTCCTTACGCAGGGCACCAACACGATCTCGGCCCTGATCGCCGATCTCTTCGGCGACGCCACGAAAGTTCAACTCTCCGCTCTGCTGGCGGCGGGTTTCGTCCTCTTCGCGATGACGCTCTGCGTCAACACCGTGGCCGCCATCTTCGTCAACCGCAGCAGGAGTGGAGCGGGTACCGATGCCTAG
- the pstA gene encoding phosphate ABC transporter permease PstA, whose amino-acid sequence MPSEPAVSTPTQNPYEVQNPYEVRPAIARSAPAPAAPADVPRVIGGASVDDRASLLGAAIGSLAVTWLLYEEILAWSGLIGFLACWWVAFLLLYLVVSSIANPAPVVVDRLAAAVMTSGGALVLASLASVIFHIFQKGWAALHHVNFYTQDMAGVRPTAPLTQGGISHAIVGSIIMVTIAVVISLPLGIGTAVYMTEVGGRLSRIVRTVVEAMTALPDILAGLFVYTVLILLLGGQRNGLAAAVALSVTATPIIARSAEVVLRVVPGGLREAGMALGASQWQTVRRVVLPTARSGLATSLILGVARISGETAPLLIVSAPSTYFNANPTDLPMNSLPLFIITGIRSGQPLAIQRAYGASALLLTIVLVLFVVARLLARGKAGRS is encoded by the coding sequence ATGCCTAGCGAACCGGCCGTCAGCACGCCGACGCAGAACCCGTACGAAGTGCAGAACCCGTACGAAGTGCGCCCAGCGATCGCGCGCTCGGCGCCTGCGCCGGCTGCTCCGGCTGATGTCCCGCGAGTCATCGGTGGCGCATCGGTGGACGATCGAGCCTCGCTCCTCGGAGCGGCGATCGGTTCGCTGGCGGTGACCTGGCTGCTCTACGAGGAGATTTTGGCCTGGAGTGGTCTCATCGGCTTCCTCGCTTGCTGGTGGGTGGCCTTTCTACTGCTGTATCTAGTCGTTAGTTCGATCGCCAACCCTGCACCGGTAGTGGTTGATCGGCTGGCGGCGGCGGTCATGACCAGCGGTGGGGCGCTCGTGCTTGCCTCGCTGGCCAGCGTCATCTTCCATATCTTTCAGAAGGGCTGGGCCGCCCTACACCATGTGAACTTCTACACCCAGGACATGGCCGGCGTTCGACCGACGGCTCCGCTGACGCAGGGGGGCATCTCCCACGCGATTGTCGGATCGATCATCATGGTGACGATCGCGGTCGTGATCTCGCTCCCGCTCGGCATCGGAACCGCGGTCTACATGACCGAGGTCGGCGGGCGCTTGTCACGTATCGTCCGCACCGTCGTCGAGGCGATGACTGCGCTGCCAGACATCCTGGCCGGCCTGTTTGTGTACACGGTCCTGATCCTGCTGCTCGGCGGGCAGCGCAACGGTCTCGCCGCAGCCGTGGCGCTCTCCGTCACCGCGACACCGATCATCGCCCGCTCGGCCGAAGTCGTGCTGCGAGTGGTACCGGGCGGTCTGCGCGAGGCCGGGATGGCCCTCGGCGCCTCGCAGTGGCAGACCGTGCGCCGTGTCGTGCTCCCCACAGCCCGATCCGGGCTTGCCACCTCACTGATCCTCGGCGTTGCCCGCATCTCCGGTGAGACGGCACCACTGCTCATTGTCTCGGCCCCGTCTACCTACTTCAACGCGAACCCTACGGACCTTCCGATGAATTCGCTGCCGCTCTTCATCATCACCGGAATTCGCAGCGGCCAGCCGTTGGCGATCCAGCGGGCCTACGGCGCCAGTGCGCTGCTGCTCACGATCGTGCTCGTGCTCTTTGTCGTCGCGCGACTGCTGGCCCGCGGCAAGGCCGGTCGTAGCTAG
- a CDS encoding substrate-binding domain-containing protein gives MSRPSRFNRRPQRADARFATAQRVGAVLLAVAATLLPIHSASAASTAQILGTGSSWSANAINQWIADVHAQGLQVVYTPVGSAQGRTDYAAYQNDFAGSDIGYQGTDSQSGAQDVSNRPYAYLPVAAGGTAFPYQIVVGGKRITNLRLSGPTLAGIFTGQITNWNDPTITKDNNGVKLPSKTIIPVVHSEGAGSTAQFTRYLATEFPALWNSFNGSPGMTEYYPVKGHMVAASGSDGVMNYVTSKAGDGTISYDEYSYALGAGYPVAKIENKAGVFTLPTQFNDAVALTQAQINMNPASPDYLLQNLDKVYTYSDPRTYPLSSYSYAIIPTDPNDSRMTVSKRQTLVDFLSYSICTGQSELGPIGYSSLPLNLVQAGFTQIAKLQTSDKKVTLSAKPIATCHNPTFDPAKPTSNKLALIAPMPPACDHAGRGPCGDDTSTGAANNSPTATTGKTASTSNSGKVAEAGSLTNTAGAATGGGAGAGAAKATKAAAIDPETGQPVSDSSGDGSGADSTVAPTGAELAAYKSPSSNTPYAYLAGVMLLLVLVVPPLVMRRLRRPNGDTR, from the coding sequence ATGTCCAGACCTTCGCGGTTCAACCGCCGCCCGCAGCGGGCTGACGCCCGCTTCGCCACGGCGCAGCGAGTGGGTGCCGTCCTGCTCGCCGTAGCTGCGACTCTGCTGCCGATCCACTCGGCCTCAGCGGCCAGCACCGCGCAGATTCTAGGCACCGGTTCGTCCTGGTCGGCCAATGCGATCAACCAGTGGATCGCCGACGTCCACGCGCAGGGCCTCCAGGTGGTGTACACCCCGGTGGGTTCAGCCCAGGGCCGGACCGACTACGCCGCCTACCAGAACGATTTCGCCGGCAGCGACATCGGCTACCAGGGCACCGACTCGCAGTCCGGTGCGCAGGACGTCTCCAATCGACCGTATGCCTACCTTCCGGTGGCGGCTGGCGGTACGGCGTTCCCTTACCAGATCGTGGTAGGCGGAAAGCGAATCACGAACCTCCGCCTCTCTGGCCCGACACTGGCTGGCATCTTCACCGGGCAGATCACCAACTGGAACGACCCCACGATCACCAAGGACAACAACGGTGTGAAACTCCCGTCTAAGACCATCATCCCGGTGGTGCACTCCGAAGGTGCCGGTTCCACAGCGCAGTTCACCCGCTACCTCGCCACCGAGTTTCCAGCCCTGTGGAACAGTTTCAACGGCTCCCCGGGAATGACCGAGTACTACCCGGTGAAGGGGCACATGGTTGCGGCCAGCGGCTCCGACGGCGTTATGAACTATGTGACGTCCAAAGCCGGTGACGGCACGATCAGCTACGACGAGTACTCCTACGCGCTCGGGGCGGGCTACCCGGTCGCCAAGATCGAGAACAAGGCGGGGGTCTTTACTCTGCCGACGCAGTTCAACGACGCGGTGGCCCTGACCCAGGCCCAGATCAATATGAACCCGGCGTCACCGGACTACCTGCTGCAGAACCTCGACAAGGTCTATACATACTCCGACCCGCGAACATATCCGCTCTCGTCGTACTCCTATGCGATCATCCCGACAGACCCTAACGATTCGCGGATGACGGTCAGCAAGCGTCAGACGCTGGTGGACTTTCTCTCTTACTCCATCTGTACCGGGCAATCCGAACTCGGGCCGATCGGCTACTCGTCCCTTCCGCTGAACCTTGTCCAGGCCGGCTTTACCCAGATCGCCAAGTTGCAGACGTCGGACAAAAAGGTGACGCTGAGCGCCAAGCCAATCGCAACTTGCCACAACCCGACCTTTGATCCGGCCAAGCCCACCAGCAACAAGCTGGCGCTGATCGCGCCGATGCCTCCGGCGTGTGATCACGCCGGCCGCGGTCCCTGCGGCGATGACACCAGCACGGGCGCGGCGAACAACTCGCCCACGGCGACCACGGGCAAGACCGCCAGCACCTCGAACTCCGGCAAGGTCGCCGAGGCAGGCTCCCTCACGAACACAGCGGGCGCGGCGACCGGCGGAGGTGCCGGTGCCGGTGCCGCGAAGGCGACGAAGGCAGCGGCAATCGATCCGGAGACAGGACAGCCGGTCTCTGATTCGAGTGGCGACGGGTCAGGCGCCGATTCGACCGTGGCCCCGACCGGTGCGGAGCTTGCGGCATATAAGAGCCCGAGCAGCAACACTCCATACGCCTATCTGGCCGGCGTGATGCTCCTGCTGGTTCTCGTGGTGCCCCCGCTGGTAATGCGGCGACTGCGGCGTCCGAACGGCGACACGCGATGA
- a CDS encoding sortase yields the protein MTTLAPPPGPPPPPGQLPPPPPNPPPPNLPPPGAAPTQPAKAGRRPRTSAAPLPGGILVAAWIMFAISALALWLIAFTFGLSSLQASRSNAVLYSELRENLSGSTTPIGGLIAPGTPIALLKAPAAGLSGIVVVEGTSSGQLTSGPGHRRDTPLPGQAGTSLIYGRSLTYGAPFAHIDHLHHGDQITVTTDQGTFTYVVEGVRHPGDPLPTLLATGAGRLTLETSSGVFGSANTVYVDATLKGAPAGTPSGRMTVVPPAEKAMGTDSSGLVNMIFWMQALLVVSVAMVWAWVRWGHWQAWVLGVPAIICLLWLVTADASLMLPNLI from the coding sequence ATGACGACGCTTGCACCACCACCGGGTCCGCCGCCGCCGCCGGGTCAGCTACCTCCGCCACCGCCGAATCCGCCACCGCCGAATCTGCCACCCCCTGGGGCGGCCCCGACGCAGCCGGCGAAGGCCGGACGTCGGCCGAGAACGTCCGCTGCGCCGCTGCCAGGTGGCATCCTGGTCGCGGCCTGGATCATGTTCGCCATAAGCGCGCTGGCGCTGTGGTTGATTGCGTTCACCTTCGGGCTGAGCAGCCTTCAGGCATCCAGGAGCAACGCGGTGTTGTACTCCGAGTTGCGAGAGAACCTCTCCGGCTCTACCACGCCCATCGGCGGGCTGATCGCGCCTGGCACTCCGATCGCACTCTTGAAGGCGCCGGCCGCGGGGCTTTCGGGCATCGTGGTGGTTGAGGGGACATCCTCGGGGCAGCTGACCTCCGGCCCGGGGCATCGGCGGGATACCCCGTTGCCAGGACAGGCGGGGACCTCACTGATCTATGGTCGTTCGCTCACCTACGGGGCGCCGTTCGCCCATATCGATCACCTCCACCATGGTGACCAGATCACCGTCACCACCGACCAGGGCACCTTCACCTACGTGGTGGAGGGTGTCCGGCACCCTGGTGACCCGCTGCCGACACTTCTTGCCACTGGCGCGGGCCGACTCACCCTTGAGACGTCGAGCGGCGTCTTCGGGTCGGCCAATACCGTCTACGTGGACGCGACCTTGAAGGGCGCGCCGGCCGGGACGCCGTCAGGACGGATGACCGTGGTTCCGCCCGCCGAGAAGGCCATGGGCACTGATAGCTCCGGCCTAGTGAACATGATCTTCTGGATGCAAGCACTGCTCGTCGTCTCCGTGGCAATGGTGTGGGCGTGGGTGCGCTGGGGTCACTGGCAGGCCTGGGTGCTCGGCGTCCCGGCGATCATCTGCCTACTCTGGCTGGTCACTGCGGACGCATCGCTGATGCTCCCTAATCTCATCTGA
- a CDS encoding PstS family phosphate ABC transporter substrate-binding protein: MQKATLAKAGVGGAVALALGLGAFSPAAYADVQPRSTDAVAIGSDTVQFIGDFGADGDTGGDLGYNAVNTSHRLFSFDATSDASGRTGYVNGTSTALASSVVLRAGTKPIVRPNGSGAGITALLADTTHQIDFVRSSRLPKQSEQTSAAAVAFGGIHVFQIATDGLAIAAATTTNSPAGLSAAELANIYNGTYKKWSEVPGYSGSHGSDGIVPVIPQTGSGTRNDFIADIKTQTGIDLTNTLASNVKVAEEHDPTGITGVATGTDVNGNPVSAADAISPFSVGRFNLINSAYFGTTPAPNTIQLETGTAPDASAAYFLQRHLYLLARQSDVTSTTPFQTGGSANLVNTLFGKASSWFGKAANAPLFNAAGGNPAATNPNLVGVSQAWQDLSFAFSG, from the coding sequence ATGCAGAAAGCAACTCTCGCCAAGGCGGGTGTGGGGGGCGCCGTGGCGCTGGCACTCGGCCTGGGGGCATTCAGCCCGGCGGCCTACGCTGACGTTCAGCCTCGCAGCACGGACGCCGTGGCTATTGGCTCGGACACCGTTCAGTTCATCGGCGACTTCGGCGCCGACGGTGACACCGGAGGCGACCTCGGCTACAACGCGGTCAACACCAGCCACCGTCTCTTCTCCTTCGACGCCACCTCGGACGCCAGCGGCCGTACCGGCTACGTGAACGGCACCTCGACCGCGCTCGCCAGCTCGGTCGTGCTTCGCGCGGGCACCAAGCCGATCGTGCGTCCCAACGGATCTGGCGCCGGAATCACGGCGCTGCTGGCCGACACGACGCACCAGATCGACTTCGTCCGTTCGTCGCGTCTGCCCAAGCAGTCTGAGCAGACTAGCGCGGCCGCCGTTGCCTTCGGCGGCATCCACGTCTTCCAGATCGCGACCGATGGCCTCGCTATCGCCGCCGCCACCACGACCAACTCGCCGGCCGGGCTCTCTGCCGCTGAGCTGGCCAACATCTACAACGGCACCTACAAGAAGTGGAGCGAGGTTCCGGGCTACTCCGGTTCGCACGGCTCCGACGGCATCGTGCCGGTCATCCCGCAGACCGGTTCCGGTACCCGTAACGACTTCATCGCCGACATCAAGACGCAGACCGGAATCGACCTGACCAACACCCTGGCCAGCAACGTGAAGGTGGCCGAGGAGCACGACCCGACGGGAATCACGGGCGTTGCAACCGGCACGGACGTCAACGGCAACCCGGTCTCGGCCGCTGACGCGATCTCGCCGTTCTCGGTTGGTCGCTTCAACCTGATCAACTCCGCCTACTTCGGCACCACGCCGGCGCCGAACACGATCCAGCTCGAGACCGGCACCGCGCCGGACGCGTCAGCTGCCTACTTCCTGCAGCGTCACCTCTACCTGCTCGCCCGCCAGAGCGACGTCACCTCCACGACGCCGTTCCAGACCGGCGGTTCGGCCAACCTGGTGAACACGCTGTTCGGCAAGGCCAGCAGCTGGTTCGGCAAGGCGGCCAACGCTCCGCTGTTCAACGCAGCGGGCGGCAACCCTGCGGCCACCAACCCGAACCTGGTCGGTGTGTCGCAGGCGTGGCAGGATCTCTCCTTCGCATTCTCGGGCTGA
- a CDS encoding Ig-like domain repeat protein has protein sequence MKIKMKTAIGGVGTFAVAAGMLVVGAANASAAAPSFQPDPNAAGTVSFYNAAGVQITSGTLSASPFAAYYVASTPALSNSGPKDAAVFYTPVLGQAPAVWQTGDIETTSQTPGAHPSYPGALATITNPVVKDDSGFADMPDHISNFTSTDSADPNVYEVRIFDGVNYWSSDVKVDTAADTWTQVYPTVKTATTLSTITANPASPADSGSTVTLSSTLTAGDATHPAGTVSLLDGATTVPGATFNAATGAVSATVNPADGAHSYSFVFTPTDTATYNGTTSATLAYAVNAPAPAAATTTAVSGPTTGTVGSPVTEHANVTSGSPAAELAAGKGSVQFKVDGANAGAPVALTATGADFAYTPADTSAHVITAAFVPADVTKYLASSDAAGVTVTATAALYAPDPQTIDVNVPQGTLVISTPYTPANPFHLGNMTLSADGTSLTSTPANFGDPAVAASATPGVNNGVTITDTRTGSTGWTASASVSDFTNGANTINGDGLSFTNVAPKYIVGNHIQSGVTPHDITAFKTAAKAFAVSNVGPGTVDVTGKLALTAPTSTLAGLYVATMTFTIV, from the coding sequence GTGAAGATCAAGATGAAGACTGCGATCGGTGGGGTTGGAACCTTCGCCGTCGCCGCAGGCATGCTGGTCGTCGGGGCGGCGAACGCGAGCGCAGCTGCGCCGTCGTTCCAGCCGGACCCGAACGCGGCCGGCACCGTCAGCTTCTACAACGCTGCGGGTGTGCAGATCACCTCCGGCACGCTGAGCGCCAGCCCGTTCGCTGCGTACTACGTCGCTTCGACGCCGGCGCTGTCCAACTCGGGTCCGAAGGACGCGGCCGTGTTCTACACGCCCGTGCTGGGTCAGGCTCCGGCCGTGTGGCAGACCGGTGACATCGAGACGACCAGCCAGACGCCCGGAGCGCACCCGAGCTACCCGGGGGCCCTGGCCACCATAACCAACCCGGTGGTCAAGGATGACAGCGGTTTCGCTGACATGCCCGACCACATCTCGAACTTCACCAGCACCGACTCCGCAGACCCGAACGTCTACGAAGTTCGTATCTTCGACGGTGTGAACTACTGGAGCTCCGACGTCAAGGTCGACACCGCGGCTGACACCTGGACCCAGGTGTACCCGACGGTCAAGACTGCGACGACGCTCTCGACCATCACCGCCAACCCGGCCAGCCCGGCCGACAGCGGCTCGACCGTCACGCTCAGCTCCACGCTGACCGCTGGCGACGCCACCCACCCGGCCGGCACGGTCTCGCTGCTGGACGGCGCAACGACCGTTCCGGGCGCGACGTTCAACGCCGCCACCGGTGCTGTCTCCGCCACCGTCAACCCGGCCGATGGAGCGCACAGCTACTCCTTCGTCTTCACCCCGACCGACACCGCTACCTACAACGGCACCACGTCGGCCACGCTGGCCTACGCGGTCAACGCTCCGGCTCCGGCCGCCGCGACGACCACCGCCGTCAGTGGCCCGACCACCGGCACCGTCGGTAGCCCGGTCACCGAGCACGCCAACGTGACGTCCGGTTCGCCGGCCGCCGAGCTGGCTGCGGGCAAGGGCTCGGTTCAGTTCAAGGTTGATGGCGCGAACGCCGGTGCTCCGGTTGCTCTCACCGCGACTGGTGCCGACTTCGCGTACACCCCGGCCGACACCTCGGCGCACGTCATCACCGCGGCGTTCGTCCCGGCTGACGTCACCAAGTACCTCGCGTCGTCCGACGCCGCTGGTGTCACGGTCACCGCGACCGCGGCTCTCTACGCTCCGGACCCGCAGACGATCGACGTCAACGTTCCGCAGGGAACGCTCGTCATCAGCACGCCGTACACCCCGGCCAACCCGTTCCACCTCGGCAACATGACCCTGTCGGCCGATGGCACCTCGTTGACCAGCACCCCGGCCAACTTCGGTGACCCGGCCGTTGCCGCCTCGGCCACCCCGGGCGTCAACAACGGTGTCACCATCACCGACACCCGCACCGGAAGCACCGGCTGGACCGCTTCCGCCTCGGTCAGCGACTTCACCAACGGAGCCAACACCATCAACGGTGACGGCCTCAGCTTCACGAACGTCGCCCCGAAGTACATCGTCGGCAACCACATCCAGTCGGGTGTTACGCCGCACGACATCACCGCGTTCAAGACGGCCGCCAAGGCATTCGCCGTCTCCAACGTGGGCCCGGGCACCGTCGATGTCACCGGAAAGCTCGCGCTGACCGCTCCGACCTCGACCCTGGCCGGTCTGTACGTCGCCACGATGACCTTCACCATCGTCTAA
- a CDS encoding IPT/TIG domain-containing protein: MIRVKSTVAAMGALALTAGLFVVSANAASAAPPSFQPDAQAAGTVAFYNASGVQITSGSLNSSPFAAYYMASTPVPTWTGVPGDPDAPGPKAAAVFYTPVQGQLPAAWQTGDIETSSQTIGTHPGYPGVLATTTNPVVKDDSGFADMTDHIANFTSTDAADPNIYEVRLLNSNGQLYWSSDIKVDTVNNTWTQVYPTVAAAPAVTAISPTSGPIAGGTTVTITGTGFTGATKVTFGTKAATSFTVVSSTKITAVTPAQTAGTHSITVTTPGGTSALVAADVFTATAAAPAVTAISPTSGPIAGGTTVTITGTGFTGATKVTFGTKAATSFTVVSSTKITAVTPAQTAGTHSITVTTPGGTSALVAADVFTATAAAPAVTAISPTSGPIAGGTTVTITGTGFTGATKVTFGTKAATSFTVVSSTKITAVTPAQTAGTHSITVTTPGGTSALVAADVFTATAAAPAVTAISPTSGPIAGGTTVTITGTGFTGATKVTFGTKAATSFTVVSSTKITAVTPAQTAGAHSIQVTTPSGSSPLVDADKFTAV, encoded by the coding sequence ATGATCAGGGTCAAGTCCACCGTCGCCGCGATGGGAGCCCTGGCTCTCACCGCCGGCCTCTTCGTGGTGTCGGCAAACGCCGCATCGGCCGCGCCACCGTCCTTCCAGCCGGATGCGCAGGCTGCGGGCACCGTTGCCTTCTATAACGCCTCAGGTGTGCAGATCACCTCGGGTTCGCTCAATTCCTCGCCTTTTGCGGCCTATTACATGGCGTCCACGCCGGTGCCGACGTGGACCGGTGTTCCGGGTGATCCGGACGCTCCCGGTCCCAAGGCCGCGGCGGTTTTCTACACGCCGGTGCAGGGTCAGCTGCCGGCGGCCTGGCAGACGGGCGATATCGAGACCTCCAGCCAGACCATCGGTACCCACCCGGGGTACCCCGGCGTGCTGGCGACCACCACCAATCCGGTGGTGAAGGATGACTCCGGCTTCGCCGACATGACCGACCACATCGCCAACTTCACCAGCACTGACGCGGCGGACCCGAACATCTACGAGGTCCGACTGCTGAACAGCAATGGCCAGCTCTACTGGTCTTCTGACATCAAGGTCGACACGGTCAATAACACGTGGACGCAGGTCTACCCGACCGTGGCGGCTGCTCCGGCGGTGACGGCGATCTCGCCGACGTCGGGTCCGATCGCTGGTGGCACGACGGTGACGATTACGGGTACTGGGTTCACTGGTGCGACGAAGGTGACGTTCGGTACGAAGGCGGCGACGAGTTTCACTGTCGTGTCTTCGACGAAGATCACGGCGGTGACTCCGGCGCAGACGGCGGGGACGCACAGCATCACGGTGACGACGCCGGGTGGTACGAGTGCGTTGGTGGCGGCTGATGTGTTCACCGCGACGGCGGCTGCTCCGGCGGTGACGGCGATCTCGCCGACGTCGGGTCCGATCGCTGGTGGCACGACGGTGACGATTACGGGTACTGGGTTCACTGGTGCGACGAAGGTGACGTTCGGTACGAAGGCGGCGACGAGTTTCACTGTCGTGTCTTCGACGAAGATCACGGCGGTGACTCCGGCGCAGACGGCGGGGACGCACAGCATCACGGTGACGACGCCGGGTGGTACGAGTGCGTTGGTGGCGGCTGATGTGTTCACCGCGACGGCGGCTGCTCCGGCGGTGACGGCGATCTCGCCGACGTCGGGTCCGATCGCTGGTGGCACGACGGTGACGATTACGGGTACTGGGTTCACTGGTGCGACGAAGGTGACGTTCGGTACGAAGGCGGCGACGAGTTTCACTGTCGTGTCTTCGACGAAGATCACGGCGGTGACTCCGGCGCAGACGGCGGGGACGCACAGCATCACGGTGACGACGCCGGGTGGTACGAGTGCGTTGGTGGCGGCTGATGTGTTCACCGCGACGGCGGCTGCTCCGGCGGTGACGGCGATCTCGCCGACGTCGGGTCCGATCGCTGGTGGCACGACGGTGACGATTACGGGTACTGGGTTCACTGGTGCGACGAAGGTGACGTTCGGTACGAAGGCGGCGACGAGTTTCACTGTCGTGTCTTCGACGAAGATCACGGCCGTCACTCCGGCCCAGACCGCGGGCGCGCACAGCATTCAGGTGACGACACCGAGCGGGTCCAGCCCGTTGGTTGACGCGGACAAGTTCACTGCCGTCTAA
- a CDS encoding low temperature requirement protein A: MNLDAPVPRTFLRDQAKPASVTNIELFFDLVFVFMITQLSKHLLENLTVEGALQTALLLGLVWLTWVYTTWVTNWLDPDVVSTRIMLLAIMFGALVMASRLPVAFTTGGLVVGVSYAAIHIGRTLYVVIVLEHDTFLRRNFERILAWCCVSGTLAIAGGLVDGHAREALWLGVVVVDLLGGAVGFYTPVLGRSQAAQWSIDGGHFAERCQLFVIIALGESIVVLGETLSQLHHPTEIATFVTALVGAALLWWVYFDRSAEDAADVIAQAANPGRLGRSAYHFVHPILIGGIIVAAAGDEELLHAAHLHPHEHVEVSTVLLVCGGTALFLAGHACFKAVVWRRTPWSRLAAVVALVGLAVAGPQLAPLLLGLLTALIVLALCVYDRLYPVAALASVDSSGGAD; this comes from the coding sequence GTGAACCTGGACGCACCCGTGCCACGAACGTTCCTACGCGATCAGGCGAAACCGGCTTCGGTGACGAACATCGAGCTCTTCTTCGACCTCGTCTTCGTCTTCATGATCACCCAGCTCTCCAAACATCTGCTGGAGAATCTCACTGTCGAGGGTGCGCTTCAGACAGCCCTGCTGCTCGGCCTGGTCTGGCTCACCTGGGTCTATACGACCTGGGTGACGAACTGGCTGGACCCGGACGTGGTCTCCACCCGGATCATGCTGCTGGCGATCATGTTCGGTGCCCTGGTGATGGCGTCGCGGCTGCCCGTCGCCTTCACCACCGGCGGCCTGGTCGTCGGCGTCAGCTACGCCGCGATCCACATCGGGCGCACGCTGTACGTCGTCATCGTGCTCGAACATGACACGTTTCTCAGGAGAAACTTCGAGCGCATCCTCGCCTGGTGCTGCGTCAGTGGCACTCTGGCCATCGCCGGTGGGCTGGTCGACGGGCACGCTCGGGAGGCGCTCTGGTTGGGCGTGGTGGTCGTCGATCTGCTGGGCGGTGCGGTCGGATTTTACACACCGGTCCTCGGACGCTCGCAGGCGGCGCAGTGGTCGATCGACGGCGGCCACTTCGCCGAGCGCTGCCAGCTCTTCGTCATCATCGCGCTCGGCGAGTCGATCGTGGTGCTCGGCGAGACGCTCTCGCAGCTGCACCACCCGACCGAGATTGCCACCTTCGTCACCGCGCTCGTCGGTGCCGCGCTGCTCTGGTGGGTCTACTTCGATCGCAGCGCCGAGGACGCCGCCGACGTGATCGCCCAGGCAGCCAACCCCGGACGACTCGGACGCTCGGCCTATCACTTCGTACATCCGATCCTGATCGGCGGGATCATCGTCGCGGCGGCCGGCGACGAGGAACTGCTGCACGCCGCCCACCTGCACCCGCACGAGCACGTGGAAGTCTCGACCGTGCTGCTGGTCTGCGGTGGCACCGCGCTCTTCCTCGCCGGTCACGCCTGCTTCAAGGCCGTCGTCTGGCGGCGGACGCCCTGGAGCCGCCTCGCCGCGGTGGTGGCTCTGGTCGGGTTGGCGGTTGCCGGCCCGCAGCTGGCCCCGCTACTGCTGGGGCTTCTGACGGCCCTGATCGTGCTGGCGCTCTGCGTCTACGACCGTCTGTACCCGGTCGCTGCACTCGCGAGCGTAGATAGCAGCGGCGGGGCCGATTGA